A segment of the Streptomyces pactum genome:
GGTCCACGCCGAGGCGGCCCTGTATGGCCTCCAGGCGACGGTAGAGGGCGGGCCGGGAGACGTGGTGGAGCCGGGCGGTGCGGGACTTGTTGCGGCCGGTGGCGAGGTAGGTGCGCAGCACGGGCAGCAGGTCCTCGTCGGGGCCGCGCAGCAGTCCGTCCAGTTCCCGCTCGGCGAAGGACTGCACGTGCGGGTCGTCGCGCAGCAGCCGGACCAGTCCGCGCAGGTGGATGTCGCGCAGGCGGACCACGGGCGGCGGGTCGAAGGCACCCGCGGAGTCGGCCACGGCCTCGGCGACGTGCCGGGCCTCGCGCAGGCCGGCGGGCACGTCGTCCCAGGCGGCGCGGGCGTCGGCCGCCGCCACCACGGCGTGGGCGGACTCCGGCTCCGACCGCAGCCGGGCCGCGAAGTGGGCGGTCAGGGCCCTGGCGTCCTGGTCGGGGGCGAGGCTGAGCAGGACGGTGCTGGTGCCGTCGGCGAGTTCCGCGACGATTCCGGGCAGGCCCAGCAGCCGCAGCACGCGGGCAGGCCGGGCGGGCTCCCGGTCGCGGACGACCAGCGGGACGAAGACGCGCCGGTTGACCGGCAGTCCGGCGGCGCGCGCCCGGGGCAGCAGTTGCCGCGCGGGTACGGCGCCGCTGGCCAGGTCGGTGAGCAGGCTCCGAGCGGACTGTGCCTCCCAGGCGTCCCAGGAGTTGCCTCGACTCGCCGAGCCCCCGGCGGGTGTTCCGTCGCCGCCGAGCATGCGGTGCAGGACGAGGGCCTCCGCGGCGCGGTCGGCGAGCAGCCGCCCCGCCGCCCGGTCACCGCGGTAGCCGCACAGCACCAGCCGCCCCCAGCGCTGCCCGCGGCAGCTCAGCTCGGCGCGGATCCAGCCGTCGGCCGCCCCGGCGCCGGCCTGGCGGGCGATGCGCTCCCAGTCCCGGAGCACGTCGTCGACCGCGGGCCGTTCCCCCGCCGTGGCGAGGACGCGGTGGGCGAGGTTGGTGACGACGACCGGGCAGCCGCCGTGCCGGGCCACCTCGTCGAGCAGGCGTTGCACCGGGGCGCCCGCGGTGATCAGGCCGGTCAGTTCGGTGCGTACGGCCTCGGAGAGGCTGACGGCGGCGAACTTGCGCCGCAGCAGCCGGGACTGCACCTCCTCGGTCAGTTCGGCGAAGGGGAAGGGCCGGTGCAGCACGACCATGGGGAGTCCGCACCGCTCGGCCGCCCGGCGCATCACGTCCGGCGGGGTGGGGAAGGCCCGCCCGAGGCCGAGTACGACGGCCGCGGCCTCCGCGCGGTGCAGGGAGCGGACGTACTCGCCCTGCTTGTCCTCGTCCCCGGCGAGCAGCACACCGGTGGTGAGCACCATCTCGCCGCCGCTGAGCATCACTCCGACGTCGGCCGCCTCGGCGACGTGCACCCAGCGCACGGGCCGGTCGAGCCGGTGCGCGCCGGCCACCACCTCGGGCTGTCCGGCGAGCACCCGCTCCAGGGTGAGTACCTGGCGGACCGACAGGGCGGGTTCCCAGGGCTGCTGCTCCAGGGTTTCCGAGGTCTGCGGGGCCCGGGAGGCCTGCGAGTGCGAGGTGTCCGAGGTGGAGGTCATGGCGGTGGTTCCTCTGCTCGATGCACGGCCCGTGTCGGCTGTCAGATGCTGCGCAGAGCGCGTTCGAGGATCGCGGCGCCCTCCTCCGCCTCCGCGACGGTGAGGGACATGGGCGGGGCGACGCGCAGGACGCTGGTGCTGTGGCCGCCGCCCTTGCCGATGAGCAGCCCGCCCGCGCGGGCCTCCTCCAGCACGGTGGCGGCGGCCTCGGGGGCGGCCTCGTCGGTGCCGGGCCGGGCCAGCTCGATGCCGATCATCAGCCCGCGCCCGCGCACCTCCCGTACGTGCGGCACCTGGGCGGCGACGGCCCGCAGCCGTTCGATGAG
Coding sequences within it:
- a CDS encoding PucR family transcriptional regulator codes for the protein MTSTSDTSHSQASRAPQTSETLEQQPWEPALSVRQVLTLERVLAGQPEVVAGAHRLDRPVRWVHVAEAADVGVMLSGGEMVLTTGVLLAGDEDKQGEYVRSLHRAEAAAVVLGLGRAFPTPPDVMRRAAERCGLPMVVLHRPFPFAELTEEVQSRLLRRKFAAVSLSEAVRTELTGLITAGAPVQRLLDEVARHGGCPVVVTNLAHRVLATAGERPAVDDVLRDWERIARQAGAGAADGWIRAELSCRGQRWGRLVLCGYRGDRAAGRLLADRAAEALVLHRMLGGDGTPAGGSASRGNSWDAWEAQSARSLLTDLASGAVPARQLLPRARAAGLPVNRRVFVPLVVRDREPARPARVLRLLGLPGIVAELADGTSTVLLSLAPDQDARALTAHFAARLRSEPESAHAVVAAADARAAWDDVPAGLREARHVAEAVADSAGAFDPPPVVRLRDIHLRGLVRLLRDDPHVQSFAERELDGLLRGPDEDLLPVLRTYLATGRNKSRTARLHHVSRPALYRRLEAIQGRLGVDLDDFEQAASVHIALLAHDAQQG